From Triticum aestivum cultivar Chinese Spring chromosome 4A, IWGSC CS RefSeq v2.1, whole genome shotgun sequence, a single genomic window includes:
- the LOC123083351 gene encoding tricin synthase 1 codes for MKKNVRDERINTGTYVEAVSGQKLDQTHPYYSGRTTNRARQRAESEMDRAMAPSGDTVANVHSGTDSTNKTLLKSDALYTYILDTTVFPREHECMRDLRLITDRHPKGFMQSSSDEAQLLGMLVKMAGAKKTIEVGVFTGYSLLATALALPEDGKVLAIDTDRDCYEVGRPFIEKADVAHKVDFRQGTGLERLDELLAEEDGAASYDFAFVDADKPNYVRYHEQLLRLVRIGGTIIYDNTLWGGTVALPASTPMSDLDTRFSAALRDFNAKLAADPRIEVCQLAIADGVTICRRLI; via the exons ATGAAGAAAAACGTGAGAGACGAGCGGATAAATACAGGCACGTACGTCGAAGCTGTGAGTGGACAGAAACTCGATCAAACTCATCCCTACTACTCCGGCCGCACCACCAACCGCGCAAGGCAGCGAGCAGAGTCGGAGATGGACCGAGCCATGGCGCCCAGCGGAGACACCGTGGCCAACGTCCACAGCGGCACCGACAGCACCAACAAGACGCTGCTCAAGAGCGACGCCCTGTACACCTACATCCTCGACACCACGGTGTTCCCCCGCGAGCACGAGTGCATGCGCGACCTGCGCCTTATCACAGACAGGCACCCCAA GGGTTTCATGCAGTCGTCTTCCGATGAGGCGCAGCTACTAGGGATGCTGGTCAAGATGGCGGGGGCCAAGAAGACGATCGAGGTGGGCGTGTTCACGGGGTACTCTCTGCTGGCCACGGCGCTGGCGCTCCCGGAGGACGGCAAGGTGTTGGCCATCGACACCGACCGGGACTGCTACGAGGTGGGACGCCCCTTCATCGAGAAGGCCGACGTGGCGCACAAGGTGGACTTCCGCCAGGGCACCGGCCTGGAGCGCTTGGACGAGCTCCTCGCCGAGGAGGACGGCGCCGCGAGCTACGACTTCGCTTTCGTGGACGCGGACAAGCCCAACTACGTGCGCTACCACGAGCAGCTGCTGCGCCTGGTGCGCATCGGCGGGACCATCATCTACGACAACACGCTGTGGGGCGGCACGGTGGCCCTGCCGGCAAGCACGCCCATGTCCGACCTCGATACCCGCTTCTCTGCCGCCCTCAGGGACTTCAACGCCAAGCTCGCCGCCGACCCGCGTATCGAGGTCTGCCAGCTCGCCATCGCCGACGGCGTCACCATCTGCCGCCGCCTCATCTAG